The following are encoded together in the Kwoniella europaea PYCC6329 chromosome 1, complete sequence genome:
- a CDS encoding 60S ribosomal protein L2-A yields the protein MGRVIRAQRKSGGIFKSHTHHNKNPARLRNLDFAEKNGYIRGVVREVIHDAGRGAPLATVVFRDPYRYKLRKETFLAAEGISTGSFIYAGKKATLNVGNVLPISQCPEGTIVCNVEEKIGDRGALARTSGNYATVIGHSETGVTRIRLPSGAKKTISSRCRATVGIIAGGGRIDKPFLKAGRKHHAMRAKRNSWPRTRGVAMNPVDHPHGGGNHQHIGHASTMARDAPSGQKAGLIAARRTGLLRGTAGKTVDTA from the exons ATGGGT CGAGTCATCCGAGCTCAAAGAAAATCCGGTGGTATTTTCAAATCCCACACCCACCACAACAAGAACCCCGCTCGATTGAGGAACCTCGATTTCGCCGAGAAGAACGGTTACATCAGAGGTGTGGTTAGGGAAGTCATCCACGATGCTGGTCG AGGTGCTCCCCTCGCCACCGTCGTCTTCCGAGACCCATACCGATACAAGCTCCGAAAGGAAACTTTCCTCGCTGCTGAAGGTATCTCTACCGGATCATTCATCTACGCCGGTAAAAAAGCTACTTTGAACGTCGGAAACGTCTTGCCCATCTCTCAATGTCCCGAAGGTACCATCGTCTGTAACGTTGAGGAGAAGATTGGTGATCGAGGAGCTTTAGCTAGAACTTCCGGTAACTACGCTACCGTCATTGGACACTCTGAGACTGGTGTTACCCGAATCAGATTACCTTCCGGTGCCAAGAagaccatctcatccagaTGCAGAGCTACCGTAGGTATCATCGCTGGTGGTGGAAGAATCGACAAACCTTTCCTTAAAGCTGGTCGAAAACACCACGCTATGAGAGCCAAGAGAAACTCATGGCCTAGAACCAGAGGTGTTGCTATGAACCCCGTCGATCACCCTCACGGTGGTGGTAACCATCAACACATCGGTCACGCTTCCACAATGGCCAGAGATGCCCCATCAGGTCAAAAAGCCGGTCTTATCGCTGCCAGAAGAACTGGTCTTCTC CGAGGTACCGCCGGAAAGACCGTCGACACTGCTTAA